The following proteins are co-located in the Leptodactylus fuscus isolate aLepFus1 chromosome 8, aLepFus1.hap2, whole genome shotgun sequence genome:
- the SEZ6L2 gene encoding seizure 6-like protein 2 — MRALDVVSSVIVLLLAAVKGLPLLEDEATDAPDLLHTPPPGRSDPVSLEQLVHQAVMKKDFLGQEGFFTGTTSIPTRAAPVSLTDDLAPAGVSETSGVLTTAIGGTFSLPPPLSTLTPPSPAPTGGPGPSAEGEEETTTTLITTTTVTTVHSPVLCNNNISELEGILEAPEYSGGSFFGGLDCTYSVSVYMGYGVEIRVEKLNLSKEEALSVEGLEEDHRFLLANETLMAEGQVIRSPTNHIAVRFQTYRTTSPGAFKLRYQAYVLSCVFPPRPENGEVTVTDLHPGGSANFHCAPGFTLKGADSLVCLNITRPQWSGKPPVCTATCGGVIRNATVGRIVSPDVTAHHGNNLSCHWLIEASEGQRLHLHFERVSLDEDNDRLVVHSGSSTLSPLIYDSDIDDAPERGLLSDAQSLYIELVSENPAVPLLLSLRYEVFSETRCYEPFLAHGNFSTTDPLFSPGTLVSFSCNAGYMLEQGPPVIECVDPTDPHWNESEPVCKALCGGEISEPAGVILSPDWPQNYAKGQDCVWGIHVQEDRRVLLEIEILNIRRSDALTVYDGDDLTARVLGQYMGVHQRFNLFSSANDVTLQFQSDPNDPVFSLSQGFIIHFKEVPRNDTCSALPEIQSGWKTSSHPDLIRGTVVTYQCEPGYDIIGSDILTCQWDLSWSNAPPTCEKILNCADPGEIANGVRRAFDPRFPIGSHVHYSCNEGYTLEGSEILTCYNRDTGTPKWSDRIPKCVLKYEPCLNPGVPENGYQTLYKHHYQAGEALRFFCYEGFELIGEVTIICVPGHPSQWTNQPPLCKIAYEELLDDRKLEVAQTTDPSHQMEGGNIALAIFLPIILVILLIGGIYIYYTKFQGKSLFGFSFPASHSYSPITVESDFNNPLYEAGDTREYEVSI; from the exons ATGCGGGCTCTGGATGTCGTCTCCTCCGTCATCGTACTGCTCCTGGCTGCTGTGAAAG GACTGCCCCTACTGGAAGATGAAGCGACAGACGCTCCCGACCTTCTGCATACGCCTCCGCCTGGACGCTCGGACCCCGTGTCTCTGGAGCAGCTGGTTCATCAGGCCGTCATGAAGAAGGATTTCCTGGGGCAGGAGGGCTTCTTTACGG GTACAACTTCTATCCCGACCCGAGCTGCCCCTGTGTCCTTGACTGATGACCTGGCTCCTGCAGGGGTCAGTGAGACTTCTGGGGTCCTTACCACAGCCATTGGGGGGACTTTTTCCCTTCCTCCACCCCTTAGCACATTGACACCTCCATCTCCAGCACCCACGGGAGGTCCGGGACCCTCTGCCGAAGGGGAGGAAGAGACCACAACTACTCTGATCACCACCACCACTGTGACCACCGTGCACAGCCCAG TTCTCTGTAACAACAACATCTCGGAGCTAGAAGGAATCTTGGAGGCTCCGGAATACTCCGGTGGAAGTTTCTTTGGTGGCCTGGACTGTACATATAGCGTGTCTGTATATATGGGATACGGAGTGGAAATCCGG GTGGAGAAGCTGAATCTGTCCAAGGAGGAGGCGCTAAGTGTGGAGGGGTTAGAAGAAGACCACCGCTTCCTGCTAGCCAATGAGACGCTGATGGCTGAGGGTCAGGTGATCCGCAGTCCAACCAATCACATTGCAGTGCGATTCCAGACTTACCGCACCACCAGCCCTGGAGCATTTAAGTTGCGATACCAAG CTTATGTCTTGAGCTGTGTGTTTCCTCCTCGACCGGAGAATGGAGAGGTCACTGTCACAGACCTCCACCCTGGAGGATCCGCCAACTTTCATTGTGCTCCTGGGTTTACACTCAAAGGTGCAGATTCTCTGGTCTGCCTCAATATCACCAGGCCGCAGTGGAGTGGAAAACCCCCAGTCTGCACAG CGACTTGTGGCGGTGTGATACGTAATGCCACCGTTGGTCGTATCGTATCTCCCGATGTTACTGCACATCATGGAAATAACTTGAGCTGCCATTGGTTGATCGAGGCGTCCGAAGGTCAGCGGCTTCACCTGCACTTTGAGAGGGTTTCCCTGGATGAGGACAATGACCG GTTGGTTGTTCACTCTGGGAGCTCCACATTGTCCCCCCTCATCTATGACTCTGATATAGACGATGCCCCAGAGAGGGGTCTTCTGAGTGATGCCCAGTCCCTGTACATCGAACTGGTCTCCGAGAATCCAGCCGTCCCCCTGCTCCTTAGCCTCCGCTATGAAG ttttctcTGAGACTCGATGTTATGAACCGTTTTTGGCTCATGGGAATTTCAGCACCACGGACCCCCTCTTCTCCCCGGGTACCCTGGTCTCCTTCTCATGTAATGCGGGATACATGCTGGAACAAGGACCACCCGTCATAGAGTGTGTGGATCCCACAGACCCTCACTGGAATGAGAGTGAGCCCGTATGTAAAG cgctgtgtgggggagagatctctgaACCGGCCGGTGTGATCCTGTCTCCTGattggccgcaaaattacgcaaAAGGCcaggactgtgtgtgggggatcCATGTGCAGGAGGACCGGCGGGTGCTGCTGGAGATAGAGAT ATTAAACATCCGCCGCAGCGATGCCCTGACGGTCTATGATGGTGATGACCTCACAGCGCGGGTGCTAGGACAGTATATGGGTGTTCACCAGAGGTTTAACCTCTTCTCTTCTGCCAATGATGTAACCCTACAGTTCCAGTCTGACCCCAATGACCCGGTGTTCAGCCTGAGCCAAGGATTCATCATCCACTTCAAAG AGGTGCCACGGAATGACACATGCTCGGCTTTACCCGAAATACAGTCCGGGTGGAAGACATCCTCCCACCCCGATCTCATTCGTGGCACAGTGGTGACCTATCAGTGTGAACCTGGCTATGACATCATCGGATCAGACATACTGACCTGCCAATGGGACCTGTCCTGGAGTAATGCCCCTCCCACCTGTGAGAAGA TCTTGAACTGCGCTGACCCCGGGGAGATCGCAAACGGCGTCCGCAGGGCATTTGATCCACGCTTTCCCATTGGCTCTCACGTCCACTATTCCTGCAATGAGGGTTATACACTGGAAGGAAGCGAAATCCTGACCTGTTACAACCGAGACACCGGGACCCCCAAGTGGAGCGACAGAATCCCCAAGTGTGTCT TGAAGTACGAGCCATGTCTAAACCCTGGGGTCCCTGAGAATGGCTACCAGACCCTCTATAAACACCACTACCAGGCCGGGGAGGCGTTGCGATTCTTCTGCTACGAGGGCTTCGAGCTGATTGGTGAAGTGACCATTATCTGCGTTCCTGGCCATCCATCCCAGTGGACGAACCAACCTCCTCTCTGCAAAA TTGCATACGAGGAGCTCCTGGACGACAGGAAGTTGGAAG TTGCCCAAACGACAGACCCCTCCCACCAGATGGAGGGCGGCAACATTGCGCTGGCGATTTTCCTGCCAATCATCTTGGTCATCTTGCTGATCGGTGGAATCTACATCTATTATACAAA GTTTCAGGGGAAGTCTCTGTTTGGATTTTCCTTCCCAGCCTCTCATTCTTACAGCCCCATCACTGTGGAGTCCGATTTTAACAACCCCTTATATGAGGCTGGG GACACCCGGGAGTATGAAGTGTCGATTTGA